The Pan paniscus chromosome 2, NHGRI_mPanPan1-v2.0_pri, whole genome shotgun sequence genome contains the following window.
cctgggcaacgaagtgagactccgtctcaaaaaacaaaacaacaaaaaatccattCTCCACAATACAGTCTGATCTTTTTCAAAATGCATATCTCATCAGGTCACGTTACTTTCATTACAAGCTCCCATTGCCCTCAAGATGAAAACATGGACTTCAGTCCTGCATTGGCTAGCTTCTACTTTTCCAGATTATCCTCATGATCACATCTATTCCAGAATGTACTCTGGCCAACCAGACTCCCAATGCCCTGAGAACTTCAGAAGTGCTCCTCCCTCTGTCTGGAACGCCCTACTTTCCCCTTCCCAGATACTGCCTACCTTCCCTGTTCTACAAAGTGCTCACAAACTTCATTTGCCTTCCCAGATGAAATTCCTTTTATTAAGCCCTCCCTTTTGTAGCAGTAAATTTGTTCACATGTGATTTGATCAGTTTCCGTCATAATACTAACACAGAAGAGCAGGCTGGGTGTTTTTACTCATCACGTACATCCTCAATGCTCTGCAGCGGTGCACAGTAGCAGGTACCTGGTTAACTATTtgtgaaaaacatgaaaaatgggAACAATGGGGCAGAGCCAAGTTAGGAAGTTCAGTCATCCAAGAACCAAGGAGTTGCTGCACTGAGGTATTGCACAACGATGATGGGGGCACTTAAATTTTTaggaaaatgaattaaaacacTGAATTAAACAATAATTTCAAGCAATTCCCAAACCAATTAATGCATAGATTAGGTTGTAACTGTCCAGATATGTTTGGCAACACATTTCTATTAGCATCAAGACTCATCTAAGTACCTGAAGTAGTGGCACCACCATCAGGCTCAGCAGTACAAAAAGGCACATCATTCTTGTCCTCCCTAATCTCCTGCAGTATGGATTCTGCCAAACCATTTCGATTAGAGCTTTCAAAGGCCAGTTTATTCGGGAGAAAGGGTCCATCCACTTGTAAGTTTCAATAGACAACCAACACTCCGGTGTTGGAGTAGGGGCTTTTGAGAAAGAGATGAGGATGCTCTGAGACAAGATTCCAACCgagtgaaataattttttcagaCAAGGACCACAGTAGATTCTGTAGCTGAGTTGAGATTTGGTTTTGAGTTTCTGGTGCCTACAAAGCAGGCGGTTAGGGCTTTCTAATAAGCAGTTTAACATTGGTTTACAGCAGGCCTCACACCCAGAGTCTTTGGGCTAACTATAAGAGCAAACTACAGAGCAACTTATATGTAAgaactgttctaagcacttgaGATTACATTTACAAACTATTAAAAACAGTATTTGAGATTGTCAAGACaatcatatacattttatacagcTATATAAAAAATTGTTCTACAGTAAGatttcctggccgggcatggtggctcacagctataatcagcagtttgggaagctgaggtgggtagatcacttgaggtcaggagtttgaaaccagcctggccaacatggccaaaccctactctactaaaagtacaaaaaattagccgggcatggtggctcacacctgtaattccagctatttcgGAAgctgagtcactgcactccagcctgggtgacagaacgagagtgtctaaaaaaaagatttcctaTATAACGCTACTTTTACCTGAGTACGTAAAAGATTTTGGAAATCGTGGGAAAAAATTATACCAGCTATAAGCTATTTAAATACTGTTGATAGTTATCAGAGGGAAATCAAAATCATATAAACAGCATACTcaaaaaaatgagacaaaagtTCAAgagtataatattttttattcactGATAAACTAAAAGCCAATTTCTTGGTATTTCTCATgtatacttcatttattttattaataagcaAAGCCCTGTAAGGGGAGCCTTTGCCTAGTCCTCCGACTCTGATTCATCTTCATCTTGACTAATCTGGAAGTAACGAAGTTCGTAGGTCTCCTTGTCAGATGCAACCACTCGAAGCCAATCACGAAGATTGTTCTTCTTAAGGTATTTCTTGGTAAGGTATTTCaaatacctttaaaataaaaacgTAAAATACAATTCCTACTATGTAAAGGTTTACTATACGAAAAATATACATCATCATATTCATCTTTTCTGTACCTAGCTTCCTCCAAAATATTTCATCCTTCCATTCACAGGATGTATTGTGTAAGACTGTTAGGGTAGCATCCTCTTGTCATACTGCCACGCTATACATTGTGCAAGATTGTTAGGGTAGCATTCTCTTGTCAAACTGCCACAGCCAAATTATTTAAGCAATATGATTTCACTCTTCAAATAtattatctgtgtatatatatatgtgaaaacgTTAACACCTCGTTCACCACTATTAAGCCCCCTAGCTCCCAATCCCACCCCGGCTCAACAGGCAACCTATTAATAATAGGGTTAAACCCATACTATGCTCATTAAGTCTCAACTTCTCTGAAAATTCTTGGGCTCTCTCTACATCTAATGTAACTAGAGTTGTATTTTACAGTAATTATCTGATTATCTGTAAGATCCTTGATTTATAGCTACTACATTTTTATCTCTGAATCCTTAGTGATTATAATCTCAGTTAACATGTACTGCAACCACTTTAGTCCAAGCCATCATTGTCTCTCACTGAAATTAGCTCTTACATCTTCAGTTTCCACCAGATGTATCACCCTAGTCTTTTTCAGCCACAATAAACAATTGCTTCCCATTACACATCCCACGGCTTTCAAGATCTGCTCCCCAGACACCCTCCAATCTCATGCATTCCTCCCAGAACACTATACCCCAGACACACTGGCTTTGTTACTATTACTTTAATCTGCCAGGCTTCTGGTTCATCCTGCCTGTAACAACTGCAAGGCTCACTTCTGCATTTCATTTCCTGACCAACTTACCAACGTACCCAAAAACTCTGCAACTAGTTTTATGCCCTTACAGCACTTATCACTGCTTGattaattccatttcactctCTTCTCCACTAGAAGTTTCTTGGTGGTTGGTAAACTGCCTGCTTGGTTCACTGTTGGGTTACCCAGTCCTGTGCTGCCCATGTAGTATTTAATATTTGGTgaataaattcaacaaataaaaacTGGCAGCAAGATGTTAAGACTTTGACTTTGATTGGCTACCTCTACTGAATAAATAACTTGAGACAATCCTCCTATGTACACATTAGACATGTTTCTTGCAACATACTCAAATACTAAAGTACTCAGCATTAAAGGTTATATACAACTTGGATTTACAGGGCGTATAATTTACTGGACTGGGACTGTGGACACAACTGGCTCATATTCTAGCAATAAATGACACTTACAACTAGACTCAGCAATTGGCACTCATTTACTGAATTTCCCATTTATGTAGGCCTTTAGTCTAAAGTTCATATTTATTCTTGCATATAAACAGAATACATGTAATAACTACATATTCTATGAAATATTCCAAAACtactataattttattaaaatttgcaaaagtaCCAACCTTTTAGAGAACTGTTTCTCAGAAACAACTGTGATTTTATTCTTGAAGCGTTCAATGTGAACAACATTCCCGAGATTTCCAGTTTTGCCATTGACTTTAACCTTCTCCCGTAGAAATTGCtcctattttaaaacagaaaaaatgcaaaactagGGAAGAGAACCCTAGATATTCACTAGGGAAGGTACCCTAGGAATAGAGCTTAGGTTATTATcaaatactatatatttaaaCCATTATCAATAactctgattataaaaataagccGAGTAGAATGATACTTACAAAATTTCCAGAATCAAAAATTCCATCTTCTACTGGATGAGTAAGGTCCAAATTAAACCTCCAGGTTGACCTCTTGGGCTTCTTGTCTTTCTGCTacataaatgagaaataattatgtagctatataaaacaatttattcaatttatataaacaattttaaagtttGTACCAATGCAATCTGTACAATGTACTGTTAGGTTACATATACAGAAatgtaacaataaataaaaaaacaccaCCACTACCCACGCCGGGGTTGATTTGAACCTCTAACCAAGTCCTAATATGTTCAAGTTGTCAAAAAGTTACGGACTTTCATTGTTTTCTATACTACCAATGATCAATTTTAAATTATCGTGCTTTTCTGCCACCCCACTGCAGATGGGAATAGATTAGTACACTGCCTAGCCCAAGCTCAGTTAAGTGCCAGAGGTgcggtcccagcactttgggaggctgaggcaggaggatcacgtgaggtcaggagttcgaggccagcctggccaacatggtgaaaccccatctctagtaaaaatacaaaaattagccaggtgtggtggtgcatgcttataatcctagctattcaggaggctgagtggggaggattgcttgaacctgggaggcggaggttgcagtgagcctgatcatgccactacactccccgacctgggcaacagactctgtctcaaaaaaaaaaaaacccaaaaaccaacaCCGTGGAACTTAAATTTTCCATATCCAAACCTTTTATACCAAGACCATATAATATGGCTACATAAGCAAAATGTTACTGTGGCCAGCAACCATGTACATTCACTGTAATATGAACAAACAAATCTGTATTTATCAGACTATAACCTCCAATTTAGATTCACCCAAGTGGCTACCAAGTATTACACCTTAGTTTGCTTTCTCAGGTAGCACGGTAACATGTGCCAAAAGATAATTACTCAGTTGGCGCAGAAGTTAATTTGGGAGACACAAACAATTTCTGTCTAATGGAACAGATAACCCTATAGGGTTTATGGCCATGCTGGGCATTACCCAGTTTTGTAGCTAGCCCAGCAATTTTATCCTAACTTTATTTGTAAATTGCGCATATATATCTAGCTTTTCAGATATTCTTAGGAACATTTTAACATCTTACTGGTTCCCTTACTAATGACTTAAGTAAAATATCTGAAGCACGTTTATTTCACATTGCTGGAATCTAGACTTatacttttctaaaaaattacTTCACCGAGAAACTTCTTCCCCAACTGAAAGTTCTCAAAAACTTGTGATGTCGGCCATCGCGGGAGCTGAGCGCCTAGGAGCTCCCTCTGGCCTGGCAAAGGTCGTCAGACCGGCCCGATTACCCACCTTTCCCCTACCCAGTGCTGAGTGGCAAAAGCATTATCAGGCGCGAGATAGTAAAGAAATGGCTCAGATTGCAGTACCACCAGCCCATTTACAGTTGTGCCTCCCTCTTTCCCGCGTGTCCAAAACCACCCATCCTAAACCAATTCCGGGCCCAGCTCCAACTCCACTAGACCTCATGGCAGCTGCCAGGGAGTCtcgaaaaacaattcaggatccTCGCGTCTTGGTTGTGTTTCTGACCCAGACTCCACTACTCCCCTCCCTTTATCTTGACTGAGACGTCTCCACTCGACAGATGCAAAAATCGTTACAGCAGAAATCGTTAAATTGCCGCACAACACTCCCACCAAGTCACCGCTCACTCACCGGCGCCATCTTGCGAGTCGGCCGCGAGAGCAGAGAGGAAGCTACGGCCGCGCGGTCTGTATTTATATCAAAGCGTGCTGCGTCACGCGCTGAGAGCGTCAGATTGTCGCCTCCCGGAAAAGAAAGCGGGAGGAGCGCTGAGGCCGGTAACCCAGGAAACCAGTGCGCGCCCGACGAGAGTAGGCCATCGGCTTTCCGCGGGCGCACGCGGGTGGCTGTGGTTGAACTGACGACTCTCGGGTTTCCGCTCCTGGCTGTACAAGCCGATTAATTGCAGTGGCCTCTACAGTTACCTAGTGGCTGCTCCCGGATACGGACGCACGCGAGGGATGCAGGAGTCATCTTTCACTAATCACCGGAATCCCCTTTCCAATCAGGGCAAGGCAGTGTCTCAGGTTGCTTTGGGATCTCATCTTTTATTGCAGTTATAATCCTCCAGCGAAAAagttatttgtttgtgttttgtctgTGAGCCTCGTTTTCTAAATGACTGTTGAGGGAAATTGGTGCTTCGGGGACCAGGTCCTCGGGAAAAAAAagcatgtatatatatgcttacacgcccacgcctgtaatcccagcactttgggaggccgaggccggagaatctcttgagcccaggagttcgagaccacccttgGCAGCATAGGCATAGGgagaacccgtctctacaaacaatttttaaaaaattggcccgcgtggtggtgcgcgtctgtactcccagccactcgggaggctgaggcaggagcatcgctttaccttgagaggcggaagttgcagtgagtcgagatcgcgccactgcactccagcctgggtaacagtgagactgtctcaaagggAAAAACACGTAGTGCTTGCTTCTTGTTCATTCGTTTGGTATAATTTATCATGGGTTTTACAGTTAATCCCAGGTGTCTTGATTTCCATCCAAAATGCTCCCAGTTAAAATTCAATGAATGTTTACTGTGACCTAACTATCAGTATGTACAAGACACACGAGGGTGGAAGTGTCTTGCTGACAAAAGGAAAAAGTAGCTTTTGAGCTTTGAGGGATTGTAAATTGACATCAGATCCGAAAAGTGGCATGCTGAACCGCTTGGGTTTAGCAGTAATATGTTTTCGTGGAGATGAAATTATCATACCTAGGGGTAGGGGTAAGGGATGGGGTGGACTTTGTTGTTAATTTGAAGAATGACCCCAGAAAGTAAGAACTGTTCGTGGCCTTTATGCCAGCAAGTAGTTATCGTGGAAACTATGCTTTAATAGAGCATATGACTTGTAGAGTCTGAAGAGAGGCCCTGAATTCCTAGAAGAAATCCATTTCAACAAGATTTTTTAGTTGTCTGCCTTAAGAGCTACAATCAtcacatttctttttccaaaCATTAAAGGGAACAATTGGCATTTCCTCCTCAAGGGCTGCCTAAGCTGAGGGGCAGAAATGATTCTATTTTGCTTGTCTTTAGCAGTCTTCCATGTCTTGACAATAAACTCCTTAAGCACTATTAAGCCATTTGTACAAGGAGGATATGAAAACATACCTGTTTCACAAGAACTAGTAATCACCAAATAACTATTAGAAACTGTAATGGGGGAAAAATGTTtgtcaattagaaaaaaatccaagaataTTAGCGAGAAATGTGCAGATGGGAAGACTAAAAGTTGTAAATAATTCAGTTCTTCCCAAACTGTGCGTGTGCACACGTATATAGTAACACAATGCTAGTCAATACcctatagttattttttaaaaatttgacagctaattaaaaaaaattttaacatttattttagattcagagggtacatgtacagttttgttacatgaatatatatagtgATGGTGGGGTTGGGGTGCGATTGATCCCTTCACCCAGGTAGTGAAAATAGTACCCAATAATTAGATTTTCAACCCTTCCCCCCTTCTAGTattcccagtgtctatttttgccatcttcatgtccatgagtATCCatccaatgtttagttcccacttataagtgagaagtacagtatttgattttctgttcctgcattaattcgcctaggataatggcctccagctgcagccatgttgctgcaaagtatGTGATTTCGTTCTTTATGGCTTGTGTTGACAGCTAATTCTAAAACGTATGACACAATAAATGTCTGAAAAGAGCCAAGACACTCTAGACCAATGAAAGGGAGTGTGCCTTTCCAGCTCTTCCAATATAAGatataatagatgatagatacgtatttaatatattataaacttCAGTCATTGGATCTACATGATGCTGAAGCCTTAGTAAACGGAtcagtaagcaaaaaaaaaaaaaaaaaaaacacagaaaaaccccTCCATATGTAACTACCTTACAAATGgctaaaatatagttttatttttatgtatgcatttatttattttttagagacatagtcttgctctgtcgcctaggctggagtgcagtggcgcaatctcagctcactgcaacctccgcctccctggttcaagcatttctcctgcttcagcctcccaagtagctgggattacaggcgctcaccaccaggtatggctaatttttctatttttactagggatttcgccatgttgaccagactggtttcgaactcttggcctcaactgatccgcccaccttggcctcccaaagtgctggggttacaggtgtgagccattttGCCCGGCCTAAAATacagttttataaataattttttaatgtatggtTGAGCTGgtggaaaagtaaaataatttttaggggCAGAAATGACAAGCAATGATCATACATGTTTGGAACTTGAATTAGCTCTGCTCAGATAGCATGAAAAAGCTCCAAACTGAATATGTAGTTTAAAGTGTGCTTGTATTATTAACACCAGACAGAAGCAAGGGCAAATACTCTCTGGAGAAATGCATTTTAGATCCAGGTACAAATAATTCCCTGAGATGAGCTTCAAGGAATATGAGCtgacaggttttgttttgttttgttttgttgagatggagtcttgttctgtcaccaggctggagtgcagtggcaagatctcagctcactgcaacttctgcctccagggttcaagtgattctcctgcctca
Protein-coding sequences here:
- the RPL22L1 gene encoding ribosomal protein eL22-like isoform X1, which codes for MAPKDKKPKRSTWRFNLDLTHPVEDGIFDSGNFEQFLREKVKVNGKTGNLGNVVHIERFKNKITVVSEKQFSKRYLKYLTKKYLKKNNLRDWLRVVASDKETYELRYFQISQDEDESESED
- the RPL22L1 gene encoding ribosomal protein eL22-like isoform X2, translating into MAPQKDKKPKRSTWRFNLDLTHPVEDGIFDSGNFEQFLREKVKVNGKTGNLGNVVHIERFKNKITVVSEKQFSKRYLKYLTKKYLKKNNLRDWLRVVASDKETYELRYFQISQDEDESESED